The sequence GCATGATTGTTGTCCTTTGGTTACAGGGCTGATTGCTGAATGACGGCCAGACTGCGCTGCTCCAGCTGTTTGTTCATGACAATGAAGCCAGCGAAACGCGGGTTGCTGGTCTGGCCATGGTAGTAGCGGTAGTAGATCTGCTGGGTAATGCCGGCCAGACGGAACATGCCGAACACATAGTAGTAGTCCAGGTTGTCGATCTGGATACCGGCGCGCTCGGCGTAGTAGTCGGCAAACTCCTGACGGGTCAGCATGCCAGGGGCGTTGCTCGGCTGCAGTCGGGTGGCCTGGTGGTCGGCCGGGTCGTTGGCTTCGATCCAGTAGGCCAGGGTGTTGCCCAGCTCCATCAGCGGGTCGCCAAGGGTGGTCAGCTCCCAGTCCAGTACGCCGATGATGCGCATCGGGTCGTTCGGGTCGAGGATCACATTGTCCAGCCGGTAGTCGTTGTGCACGATGCCGGGTTTGGGATGGTCAGCCGGCATATGCTCACGCAGCCAGGCAATCACCGGCTCCCAGCCGGGAGCATCGGGAGTGGCGGCTTTCTGGTAGCGGTCAATCCAGCCTTCAACCTGGCGTTTCACATAACCTTCGGGTTTGCCCAGATCACCCAGACCGCAGGCTACGTAGTCGACGTTGTGCAGTTCAACCAGTTTGTCGATGAAGCTTTTGCACAGTTCCCGGGTCTTGCTCTCGTCCAGCCCCAGTTCGGTAGGGATATCGGCGCGCAGAATGGTGCCTTCGACCTTTTCCATCACGTAGAACTCACAGCCTGTGACCGACTCGTCGGTGCAGTGCACGTAGGCTTTGGGGCAGTAGGGGAAACCGGCGTTTAGCTGGTTGAGAATACGGAATTCGCGGCCCATGTCATGTGCCGACTTGGCTTTCTTGCCGAACGGCGGGCGGCGCAGTACCAGATCCTTGCCAGGATAGCTGAGCAGGTAGGTCAGGTTGGACGCACCACCCTGGAACTGACGAACTTGCGGTGTGCCTTCAAGTTCCTCGATATGCTGCTTGAGGTATTGATCGACAGCTTGTACATCCAGTTCTTCGCCCTGGCGAACGCTGGTAGTCTGATCGGTAGCGGACATGGTTTTCCTTACTTGATAGGTACTAGGCATGAACGGATTAGCATGAATAGTCAGCTAATCTAATGCAGTGACCTGAGGGCAGCAAGGTTAAACGGCCGTTTGAATCGGCTTATCAGGTAGGGTGTTGTTGAAGGATTGGTGAGGGTTATGACCCGTCACCACAAAGTGGTGACGGGTGAAGCTACTTAAGCCGGGAACAGCTCGCCCAGCTTCAGCGCCAGCATCATGTCGCCTTCGGCGCGCAGTTTTCCGGCCATGAAGGCCTGCATGCCGTCGGTTTCACCAGTCATCACGCCGACCAGAGTGGCGCTGTCCATGATCAGGGTCACGTTCGGATCGGCAGCGTCGCCCTGATTGACGGCACAGGTGCCATCCTTGACGGCTACGTTGAAGTTTTCGCCATCTTCGATGTTGAACTGGAACACCAGATCCAGGCCGGCAGCGGCAGAGGCGTTGAACTTGGTTTCCATCTTGCTGATGATGTCTGCGACGGTAGTCATTTGCCTGTCCTATTCATGCTGTTGTTGTGGTGACGGCTGTGGCCGCTCACCCAATATGGTGGGTCACCCATCAAGCTTCAGGGTACGGATCGCACTGGAAGCTTGAGCATGAGGTTAGGCGGGGGGCGGGGGGCTGTCAATAAAAAATCATACGTTTGTTTGAATTTGCTTTTTAACTGGAAATGTCAGTTTGGCACAGGTTTGTTGTTATGCTTGAAACCCTCTCATTAGCTGGAGTGCTTACGTGGAATGGTTAGCTGATTATGGGTTATTCATGGCCAAGGCGGTTACCGTCCTGGTGGTGTTGCTGGTGCTGGTAGCGGCGATAGCCGGGGCCAAGACTCGGCAGCGGCGCGGGGAAGGCAGTCTGACGGTGACCAAGGTCAACGAACAACTGGCCAGAATGACGGACAAGCTGGCTCAAACCGTGCTGGAGAAAGCCGATTACAAGGCCATGCTCAAGGCCCGCAAGGCAGAGGATAAAGCACGAAGCAAGTCCGAGGAAAAGCGTGCGCGGGTATTCGTGTTGAATTTTCATGGCGACATCAAGGCCAGTGCCTTGGAAAATCTGCGCCATGAGGTCACGGCAGTATTGGAGCTGGCGGATGCTGATGATGAGGTGGTGGTCAAGCTCGAAAGCGGTGGCGGCATGGTGCATGCTTATGGCCTGGCCGCATCCCAGCTTTGCCGGGTCCGTGAAGCCGGAGTGCCGCTTACGGTTTGTGTCGACAAGATCGCCGCCAGCGGTGGCTACATGATGGCTTGTATCGCTGAC is a genomic window of Halopseudomonas phragmitis containing:
- a CDS encoding phosphotransferase family protein, producing the protein MSATDQTTSVRQGEELDVQAVDQYLKQHIEELEGTPQVRQFQGGASNLTYLLSYPGKDLVLRRPPFGKKAKSAHDMGREFRILNQLNAGFPYCPKAYVHCTDESVTGCEFYVMEKVEGTILRADIPTELGLDESKTRELCKSFIDKLVELHNVDYVACGLGDLGKPEGYVKRQVEGWIDRYQKAATPDAPGWEPVIAWLREHMPADHPKPGIVHNDYRLDNVILDPNDPMRIIGVLDWELTTLGDPLMELGNTLAYWIEANDPADHQATRLQPSNAPGMLTRQEFADYYAERAGIQIDNLDYYYVFGMFRLAGITQQIYYRYYHGQTSNPRFAGFIVMNKQLEQRSLAVIQQSAL
- a CDS encoding SCP2 sterol-binding domain-containing protein, whose amino-acid sequence is MTTVADIISKMETKFNASAAAGLDLVFQFNIEDGENFNVAVKDGTCAVNQGDAADPNVTLIMDSATLVGVMTGETDGMQAFMAGKLRAEGDMMLALKLGELFPA
- the sohB gene encoding protease SohB; the encoded protein is MEWLADYGLFMAKAVTVLVVLLVLVAAIAGAKTRQRRGEGSLTVTKVNEQLARMTDKLAQTVLEKADYKAMLKARKAEDKARSKSEEKRARVFVLNFHGDIKASALENLRHEVTAVLELADADDEVVVKLESGGGMVHAYGLAASQLCRVREAGVPLTVCVDKIAASGGYMMACIADRILAAPFAMLGSIGVVAQLPNFNRLLKKHDIDYEMLTAGEYKRTLTLFGENTDKGREKFQEDLENIHRLFKGFVGRYRPQLDIDAVATGEVWFGSEALERTLADELTTSDQYLSQRVRQADVFEVHYSMRKRIQEKLSGTLSATLDRLLLTWASRFNNQRFW